One window of Triticum dicoccoides isolate Atlit2015 ecotype Zavitan chromosome 5A, WEW_v2.0, whole genome shotgun sequence genomic DNA carries:
- the LOC119297609 gene encoding uncharacterized protein LOC119297609, with translation MEKARRRRVPAFGEWNYNYHHHEPEATAAAAWYATPEPEACSDVWFRYSPPPRNPTPKKTHASRRRRPDGDVSRERARASSDAAAAKSGGSRYQVWHVDEDLYKAPSPEPASHRRPRKKWSMWMGCLGLNSCVAS, from the exons ATGGAG AAGGCGAGGAGGCGTCGCGTGCCGGCGTTCGGGGAGTGGAACTACAACTACCACCACCATGAGCCGGAGGCGACAGCGGCGGCCGCGTGGTACGCCACGCCGGAGCCGGAGGCCTGCAGCGACGTGTGGTTCAGGTACTCGCCTCCTCCACGCAATCCCACGCCCAAGAAGACGCatgcgagtcggcggcggcggccggatggCGACGTGTCCCGGGAGCGCGCTAGGGCGTCGTCGGACGCTGCCGCGGCCAAGAGCGGCGGCAGCAGGTACCAGGTGTGGCATGTCGACGAGGACCTGTACAAGGCGCCATCGCCGGAGCCCGCCTCCCACCGGCGGCCAAGGAAG AAGTGGAGCATGTGGATGGGATGCCTGGGGCTCAACTCATGCGTCGCCTCCTGA